A stretch of DNA from Blastopirellula marina:
TGTACGTTCCTGGCGGTGACGCGGCTTACGAAAGCCTCAAGTACATCACCAACGACGCCACGTTCGGTTACATGGTGCGCGGAATGCACTATTACGGCGCGACCGCAATGGTGATGCTGGCTGTGATCCACATGACCCAGGTGTTCCTCCACGCCTCATACAAATTTCCACGCGAAATGAACTGGATGAGCGGTGTCGTTCTCTTGTTTGTCGTGCTGGGGATGGCTTTCACAGGGCAACTTTTGCGTTGGGATGCCAACGGTGTCTGGTCCGTGATGGTTGCGGGCGAAATGGCCGGACGTGTTCCGTTCATTGGTGCCTACATCGCCCATTTCATTCTGGGTGGTGAAACGGTCGGAGGTTCCACGCTCAGTCGCTTCTTCGCGATCCATGTCTTCATCTTGCCGGGACTGATCTTCGCGGGGATCGGTTTGCACATGTGGCTAATCTTACGACATGGCATCTCAGAAATGCCCAAGGTTGATCAGCCTGTCGAGCCACAAACATACAAAGAAAATTACGAAGCTCGCTTAGAGAAGACCGGCGTGCCCTTCTGGCCCGTAGCGATGTGGCGGGATGTCCTATTCTCGGCATTGATGGTCGGCGTGATTCTGCTCTGCTCGCTCTTCCTCGGACCACCGACACTGGGTCCATCCCCAGATCCGGCGTACATTCACGCCAATCCGATGCCAGATTGGTACTTCTGGTGGTACTTCGCAATTCTTTCGATGCTTCCCCCGGAACTCGAGACGTACATCATTCTGGGAATGCCCGTACTTGGTTTCGTCGCGCTCTTTGTCGTTCCACTGCTTTCAAACCGTGGCCATCGTGCGCCATCCAAACGACCTTGGGCGATTGGAACCGTCGTGTTCGGTGCGACCGCATTCGTGGTGCTGACGATCTATGGCTATCGAAAACCATGGTCGCCCGACTTTACAGTCAAACCGCTCCCTGCCGAACTTGTTAATTCCAATGATCCGCACATCCAGAAGGGAGCGGAATTGGTGCATCAGAAAGGATGTCTGTATTGCCATAACATCGAAGGTTATGGTGGCTTCCGTGGGCCAGAGCTGACGTACATCGGTGACCGACTGGACCGTGGCGAGCTTACGATTCGAATCACCAACGGCGGCTACAACATGCCCTCCTTCGCCGCATCGCTATCGGCGGAGGAGATGGAACAAATCGTCGACTTCCTTCTGACACGCACGGAGCCTAAGCCCGAAGTGGCGAAGTGACAACGAGTCGACAGAAATCCAGCCTTTATGCAGATTGCTTCATCTGCTCGAGCGCAGCCGAGATCTGCTTTTGAATCGATTCCGCTGGCTCCGAGAGAAGTGGCGAAATTGGGCCAGTCTGGGCGATACCAGCCAACTCGGTAGCACGATGTAGGATCGTGATGGGTCCAAGATTGTCGCGTAGATTTTCCAGCGGTAAGAAGCGTTCGCGAATCGCTTCAGCTTCGTCCCAGTTGCCTGCTTGAATTGCTTTCAGCAGGTCGGTCGACATCTGAGGAAAGACACAGCCACAACCTGTCGTGAAGCCACCCAGTCCAAAGTGCCGCATGTGCGTGATCGCCGGTTGATCTCCGAGACCGCTGAGGATCAGGCTTGGATCGATCTTTTCGGTCAACGCTTTCAAGTAGTCATCCTGCATGTAATCTTCGCGGACGACAGCATACTTAATCGCTGAGATCATTCCGTCGTTGACCAGGGCAGTTGCATCTTCAACCGTGACCACACCGCCAAATTTCAGGTAAAGCACGACCGGCTTACCAAGTCGCGCCACCAGGTTTCGCGTACCGGCACAGAAACCTGCCGACGTGACAATATCACGTTGTGGCAAGATCATTGCAGTGGGAAATTCGAAGTCCTTCAATACCTCGGCTTGATCGAGCATCGTGCCATAAGCCGGACCGATCGCCGGAATAACCAACGAACTATCCGCAGCCAACTCGCTGATCATTTCCAATGCCGAACGAT
This window harbors:
- a CDS encoding cytochrome b N-terminal domain-containing protein — translated: MMIAEIWKWIDDRSGFSDVVKPMLEHIVPSDARWWYVFGSATLCAFIVQVLSGIALAMVYVPGGDAAYESLKYITNDATFGYMVRGMHYYGATAMVMLAVIHMTQVFLHASYKFPREMNWMSGVVLLFVVLGMAFTGQLLRWDANGVWSVMVAGEMAGRVPFIGAYIAHFILGGETVGGSTLSRFFAIHVFILPGLIFAGIGLHMWLILRHGISEMPKVDQPVEPQTYKENYEARLEKTGVPFWPVAMWRDVLFSALMVGVILLCSLFLGPPTLGPSPDPAYIHANPMPDWYFWWYFAILSMLPPELETYIILGMPVLGFVALFVVPLLSNRGHRAPSKRPWAIGTVVFGATAFVVLTIYGYRKPWSPDFTVKPLPAELVNSNDPHIQKGAELVHQKGCLYCHNIEGYGGFRGPELTYIGDRLDRGELTIRITNGGYNMPSFAASLSAEEMEQIVDFLLTRTEPKPEVAK
- a CDS encoding dihydrodipicolinate synthase family protein yields the protein MDTEQITAATISRSVWAVPSLARAADGKLDRQENAKLIKHIEQGGISTLLYGGNAIFYHLTLAEYRSALEMISELAADSSLVIPAIGPAYGTMLDQAEVLKDFEFPTAMILPQRDIVTSAGFCAGTRNLVARLGKPVVLYLKFGGVVTVEDATALVNDGMISAIKYAVVREDYMQDDYLKALTEKIDPSLILSGLGDQPAITHMRHFGLGGFTTGCGCVFPQMSTDLLKAIQAGNWDEAEAIRERFLPLENLRDNLGPITILHRATELAGIAQTGPISPLLSEPAESIQKQISAALEQMKQSA